One genomic segment of Methanorbis rubei includes these proteins:
- a CDS encoding transcriptional regulator, whose product MSNDRLLQNVVSILIMAGYDVSERCEIRPRSFDLMTSDGEHLLVIKVVSQIDSVNEDIAWDLDKIARHLGAIPLIIGERARDAPLERGAIYLRYSINAVSSATLYDYLAEGELPLVYASPGGLYVNIDADKLRELREEQSMSLGDLAHLLGVSRRTISKYEGGMGTTLDVAMRLEELFNDDIVMPIDLFRYTPAAEAKSPASLPAGHGTDADAHQQPADRLRSIGISVHELRRAPFHAFAVFEDETILTCYGTAQKTVRRAELVGNISQISGTHSLCVVSDYRKEKKIGKTLVIGEERLKDVSDGSDLLEMVADKQ is encoded by the coding sequence ATGTCCAACGACCGACTGCTTCAGAACGTGGTCAGCATCCTGATCATGGCAGGCTATGATGTGTCGGAACGCTGCGAGATTCGTCCGCGAAGTTTCGATCTGATGACGTCAGACGGTGAACATCTGCTCGTTATCAAGGTCGTGTCCCAGATCGACAGCGTCAACGAAGACATCGCCTGGGACCTGGACAAAATTGCGCGACACCTTGGAGCAATCCCTTTGATAATTGGTGAGCGTGCACGAGACGCTCCTCTTGAACGCGGCGCAATTTATCTTCGCTACAGCATCAACGCCGTGTCATCCGCGACTCTGTACGATTATCTTGCCGAAGGCGAGCTGCCGCTCGTCTATGCCTCGCCTGGCGGCCTCTATGTCAACATCGATGCAGACAAACTTCGCGAACTTCGCGAGGAGCAGTCGATGTCCCTCGGAGACCTCGCCCATCTCCTCGGTGTGTCCCGCCGCACCATCAGCAAGTACGAAGGAGGGATGGGCACAACATTGGATGTTGCCATGCGGCTTGAAGAGCTGTTCAACGACGATATTGTGATGCCGATTGATCTCTTCCGCTACACGCCTGCAGCTGAAGCCAAGAGCCCTGCCTCGCTTCCCGCAGGCCACGGCACGGATGCTGATGCGCATCAGCAGCCTGCCGACCGGCTGCGGTCGATTGGGATCAGCGTTCATGAACTTCGCCGTGCTCCGTTCCATGCGTTCGCGGTGTTTGAGGATGAGACCATCCTCACCTGCTACGGCACTGCCCAGAAGACCGTCCGTCGTGCGGAACTGGTGGGCAACATCTCCCAGATCTCAGGCACGCACTCGCTCTGCGTTGTCTCTGATTACCGGAAGGAAAAAAAGATTGGAAAGACGCTCGTGATTGGGGAAGAGCGGTTGAAGGATGTCTCCGATGGATCAGATCTTTTGGAGATGGTCGCAGATAAACAGTAG